aaTAGAGGTCATATAAATaccaaactgtaaaaacagttcACCCAACGCTATAAACAAAACTAACAGCAGCTTCAACCTGAAGCTCATCTTATACAAAGAAAAAGCGTCTTTCCACCTGAGTGAAGCCCCGCCTCCTCTCACCTCCACACCTGTCCACTCTGTTGGCAGCTACGTGATGATGATGCCGTTTAAGCGGCAGGCCCTGGTGGAGTTTGACAGCGTGGAAAGCGCAGAGCGCTGCGTGGCGTGTGGAACCCAAGAGGCCGTCTACATCGCCGAGCAGCAGGCCTTCTTCAACTTCTCCACCAGCCAGAGGATCACCAGGCCCACCAACGCAGACGACCCCACCAGCGGAAACAAGGTTCTGCTGCTGTCCATCCAGAACCCGCTGTACCCCATCACCACCGTAAGTCCAGCAGAACCTCCTCCACCTCACCTCCCTTTAGTGGAACAAACTCCCTCTAGCTCAGTTGATCCTCCTTTACCTGAACTTTCTTTACCCTTCATGGTCCTCCTCTGTCAGACCTTCTCTACCAGCCCTAGAaccatctttctctctgaaaaAGTCATCTATCTTATCTAAAAATCGTCTCCACTCCACCTGGAGTCTTCTATCCTTCCATGGTGTTTTAACACATGCACTTTTTAGTCCGGTTACATCAGATTCTCCTCGGTACGATttgtttgggcagatctgaacacagcagttgACTCGGCTGCAGACTAAAATAACCACAGAGACCCTTTACAGGGAGTGGTCTCAGTCCAGTCACAAGTGAACTCTGGAGTGGTTTGTTTGGTGGGAACGTGATCTGACCTCAATCTGACCCGACTACAAGGCGTACGTAATGAGTGAATTTAACAGTTGCTAACAACAAGCCGGATAATGAACCAGAGAATGAACTGAGGTCCGACCTGGACAAATACAACGTAGTACAGTTACCATGAATATGATACATactgtttatttacagtaattacatgGACAAACACACTTCCATCTGATAGTCAGATGGAGTTATATTAAGTCGAGTGAACTACTCAAGTTTTTCAGAAAACTGGTTCTTgatttagtttcatttataCAGCGTAGTACGTTGTATTTGGCCAGTGGCACATATGTGCCTAGAACGATGACGTTTTCACTGAGCATGTTTGGGGCCACTGGACcttctttctgtgtttatgaACTTTCATTACGTCTTTTACCTTTTTGGATCCAAACCTTCCACTTCCTCAACTGGCTTTACATAGATAACAAATTGGCAAAAAGAagttacacacaacaacaaccagtggtggaaagtaactaagtacatttactttagcacagtttagaggtacttgtactttacttgagtatttccatgtgatgctactttctacatttcagagggaaatattgtactttctactccactacatttatttgacagctttagttacttttcagatgaagatttgacacaatggataatataacaagcttttaaaatacaacacattgttaaagatgaaaccagtggtttccaacctttttggcttttgacgtcttacaaaaagcagtgtgtagtcggggtcacatttcacatgtctatgagttgttaacagctccaccaaatagtgatttttccctctaaacttctcacatgctttcatttcaataaatgttcaaatgatccaatatttcagcaaaaatcaaagattagagaaaaagtccaaaaactgaaaacagatttgtgtatcagaactttgttttttcttctttcctctcccattaatcatctcaccacccctcagatttatctgctgacccttaggaggggcccgacccctaggttgggaaccactggactaactgtatataaagtagggCTGGGTGATGTGACCAAGGGCTCCTATCCCGAATTGGTACATTTTAATTCAAAGAATAAATAGTTGGCCcgttgctgtattggtacttttactgcagtgaaGGATCTCAGTGCTTCTTCCACtgctgacaacaacaacaacaacaacaacaacaacaacaacaacagagcagcaaGAAAGACGCAGTGGACTGAGAGCTGAGCGTTAGTGAAAGAGTTGAGCCCACTCCTCTTCCTGAATCTCCTGAACCCTAAAACAACCTTCTCTAAGCTATAACGAACCTCGTTTATAGGATTTGATAGCTGTTGTTGTTTGACATGCTTGTCAGTCGTCTCTGTGTTCTCTCCGCCAGGATGTTCTGTACACCGTCTGCAACCCGGTCGGTAACGTCCAGCGTATCGTCATCTTCAAACGCAGCGGCATCCAGGCCATGGTGGAATATcctgactgtgtttgtgtttgaagtgtttCACAGATCAGCTGAGActcacttcattcattcatttaactCCTGTAGAGCTGCTGCACATAAAACAAACTAAGAGAACTGAATCTGTTGAAACCTGTAAAAGTtttaaagatggaaaataagaTTTACTGAATCTGAGAATAGATCTTGTTGAGGATTTCGTTGGacttgtttctctcctctgattggctggttgaTAGTCTTCCTTAACGAGCTCGTTAACATTTGAGTCAGTGGGGGATGCTCAGAAGGCCAAGCTGGCTCTGAATGGAGCCGACATCTACGCCGGCTGCTGCACGCTGAAGATCGAATACGCTcgggtaaacacacacacacacacacacatattgtattTCTATACTTATGAGGACCCTGGTCGACATACCTATCCCCACCCTCTCCCTTAACTGAAACTAAACTTCTGAACCTTCAAAACAGTGctctcaataaacacacactcacgtgcatgcacacatacacactctcagactcatgcacacgcacacagaccCACCCAGAGGTGCTGTGCTCTGTCGCCCCCTGCAGCCCAACAGACTGAACGTCGTCCGCAACGACAACACCAGCTGGGATTACACCAAACCTTTCCTCCTGCACCGAGGTAGGACACCACCTTTCATaactgctcacacacacacacacacacacacacacacacacacacacacacacacacaaacctggttTGTAGATACTTCAGTAGAAGTTGGTGTTGTTGTAGAATTGTTAaaattttggggttttggactgttagaaACACTGTTAGACACAAcaaattgacaaaataatctgcagattaatcaataaagaaaatattcatttgtcGCAGCCCCAATGAACAGTATTGATTCTTGTAGTGGTGCATCGATCGATCTGCCACCGATCGAAACCGGACGATTTAATGCCTCATCGGCTCAGACTGGAACCAGCAGGTCTCTCTGACTATAAAGCTGATTGTATCAGCCGATCTGGCATCGCACTAGTGAGAACATCAGATTATGTGACCTCACACTGATTATACTCAAAATCTCTGTATATATGAATTTCTCCACCGTCGGGTTTCGACCTCCTCCATCAcattttccatcgtttgagctttgattgctgttttttttttaatgacgtcatcttgttgtgtcctcttcttctgcaacggttTAATAGCACCAGCTGTAaaattagcgccacctgctgtttgtctgctaatattcacacaacaggagtgaattggaaaaaaaaattcactacattttcttttgtacattttctggaaattcaattaaaatgtgCTCGTACATTTGGAAGGTAAACCTGACCGCTGACTGTGACGCAGCTGGTTTGAAGGTGAAGCAGAGTCGGCCTGCTGAAGGAGGCTGAAAATAGATTTTCCTGCTGAGGAGGATTATCAGTTTCACCTCCCACTGCTCTGCCTGTATTTGGGTGTGACTCTGCTAACCTGCTAACATCAAAccaaaactctgtgtgtgtgtgtgtgtgtgtgtgtgtgtgtgttgcagagcgGGGTAAAGGGAGGCAGCGTCAGGCCATCCTCGGAGAGCATCCATCCAACGGCTACGGTAccgtctgcctgtctgtctgtctggtctGTTTCTGTCCGTCCAGCatgtctgtctcctctcctccagctgtGTCATTATGTCTGCAGGCCCACACTGCCCCCTGCTGCCTCTGCCTACGAACAGCAGGTACAGGAGGAGCAGCCAGGAGGTGCAGGACATGATCTCCTATCCACTGCTCCTCCACCACAAGagcgcctcctcctcctcctcctcctcctcctcctccctcctggGCCATGCCACTTCCAGCTCCGTTGCCATGGTGAGCAGCCTGCATCCCGTCCAGATGAACTGCAGCCGCATCTTCAATCTCTTCTGTCTCTACGGCAACGTGGAGAAGGTGTGTCgtccctcctcatcctcagagTTCAGAGCGACTGCTGTGTTttaagtttgtgttttgtttttgtgtataaaTGCTGTGTGGAGTTATCGTCTGCCACCTGTCAATCATCTGGAAATAATCCCTCAAAAAACTCAACTTTCACATCCAAATTCCATCCAAAGCAACGACCTGTGAGTCACCTGCTGCGACCTCTGatctgatgtttgtgtttgcaggtgaAGTTCATGAAGAGCGTTCCCGGCACGGCGTTGGTGGAGATGGGAGATGAATACGCTGTGGACCGAGCTGTGACTCACCTCAACGGCATCAAGGTGTTCGGCAAGAAACTGAACGTTTGGTAAGCGCTTTAATGCTCGGACAACATTTAGGAAACGCTACGTAAGATCTTAGTTTTAATAGATTTTAATGACCACTGTCACCTTTCctttagcaccaccatgagAACAAAACCTCAACTTCTACTACTACAACAAAATACTCAACAAACATTTGTTCATACATGGTTcacacaacacataaaacatgaaatatgtaaaCTCCATGAAAATGCAAGTCCAGTTTGTATCAAGGCAGAATAATTACCAGTTCAATACTTTTCTATATATCTGGTTTTAATAAGGtctgaacaaaagaaaaaaatatttgaaggAAAGAAATTGGCTAATTTTGCaacaattatcattattatttgtacACATACAACAGTGGAGTCTTATGTCTGCAAACACCCAAAGCCAATATTACTGTAATACAGCGACACATATAGATATTGAGCTATGATGTGATATTGTCAGATGCTAGTTGACTAGTTGactgttttttccttttgcttcaTAACAAACTCCTgcattttcatagtttttttgtcatgctgtacaacaaaatatcataaatctaagtttgttttcattccatttttctgtgtttacatggtTCTCTTTACCCCTCAGTGTGTCCAAGCAGCAGGCGGTGATTCCCAGTCAGGTGTTTGAGCTGCCggacggcagcagcagctacCAGGACTTCAGTCTGACCAGAAATAACCGTTTCAGCAGCGCGCAGAGCGGCAGGAACATCAT
The DNA window shown above is from Thunnus maccoyii chromosome 2, fThuMac1.1, whole genome shotgun sequence and carries:
- the LOC121907153 gene encoding heterogeneous nuclear ribonucleoprotein L-like isoform X3, which gives rise to MEEKEERGGGGGGGGGGGYYRAAKRLRTEEQAGGEELEDGEEEEENSAGEEAARSGHTESSSRRSRREDGVEDSHRILPSPVVHVRGLCDAVVEADLVEALDKFGNICYVMMMPFKRQALVEFDSVESAERCVACGTQEAVYIAEQQAFFNFSTSQRITRPTNADDPTSGNKVLLLSIQNPLYPITTDVLYTVCNPVGNVQRIVIFKRSGIQAMVEFESVGDAQKAKLALNGADIYAGCCTLKIEYARPNRLNVVRNDNTSWDYTKPFLLHRERGKGRQRQAILGEHPSNGYGPHCPLLPLPTNSRYRRSSQEVQDMISYPLLLHHKSASSSSSSSSSSLLGHATSSSVAMVSSLHPVQMNCSRIFNLFCLYGNVEKVKFMKSVPGTALVEMGDEYAVDRAVTHLNGIKVFGKKLNVCVSKQQAVIPSQVFELPDGSSSYQDFSLTRNNRFSSAQSGRNIIQPPAAVLHFYNAPPTLSEHQLHKLCTEHSAPAFTKFKIFDAKPSSKTLSGLLEFDSKTEAVETLTVLNHHQIRIPNSSNPFTLKLCFSTSSHL
- the LOC121907153 gene encoding heterogeneous nuclear ribonucleoprotein L-like isoform X1, encoding MEEKEERGGGGGGGGGGGYYRAAKRLRTEEQAGGEELEDGEEEEENSAGEEAARSGHTESSSRRSRREGQEARPSVFSLQERHVGLQDGVEDSHRILPSPVVHVRGLCDAVVEADLVEALDKFGNICYVMMMPFKRQALVEFDSVESAERCVACGTQEAVYIAEQQAFFNFSTSQRITRPTNADDPTSGNKVLLLSIQNPLYPITTDVLYTVCNPVGNVQRIVIFKRSGIQAMVEFESVGDAQKAKLALNGADIYAGCCTLKIEYARPNRLNVVRNDNTSWDYTKPFLLHRERGKGRQRQAILGEHPSNGYGPHCPLLPLPTNSRYRRSSQEVQDMISYPLLLHHKSASSSSSSSSSSLLGHATSSSVAMVSSLHPVQMNCSRIFNLFCLYGNVEKVKFMKSVPGTALVEMGDEYAVDRAVTHLNGIKVFGKKLNVCVSKQQAVIPSQVFELPDGSSSYQDFSLTRNNRFSSAQSGRNIIQPPAAVLHFYNAPPTLSEHQLHKLCTEHSAPAFTKFKIFDAKPSSKTLSGLLEFDSKTEAVETLTVLNHHQIRIPNSSNPFTLKLCFSTSSHL
- the LOC121907153 gene encoding heterogeneous nuclear ribonucleoprotein L-like isoform X2, whose protein sequence is MEEKEERGGGGGGGGGGGYYRAAKRLRTEEQAGGEELEDGEEEEENSAGEEAARSGHTESSSRRSRREERHVGLQDGVEDSHRILPSPVVHVRGLCDAVVEADLVEALDKFGNICYVMMMPFKRQALVEFDSVESAERCVACGTQEAVYIAEQQAFFNFSTSQRITRPTNADDPTSGNKVLLLSIQNPLYPITTDVLYTVCNPVGNVQRIVIFKRSGIQAMVEFESVGDAQKAKLALNGADIYAGCCTLKIEYARPNRLNVVRNDNTSWDYTKPFLLHRERGKGRQRQAILGEHPSNGYGPHCPLLPLPTNSRYRRSSQEVQDMISYPLLLHHKSASSSSSSSSSSLLGHATSSSVAMVSSLHPVQMNCSRIFNLFCLYGNVEKVKFMKSVPGTALVEMGDEYAVDRAVTHLNGIKVFGKKLNVCVSKQQAVIPSQVFELPDGSSSYQDFSLTRNNRFSSAQSGRNIIQPPAAVLHFYNAPPTLSEHQLHKLCTEHSAPAFTKFKIFDAKPSSKTLSGLLEFDSKTEAVETLTVLNHHQIRIPNSSNPFTLKLCFSTSSHL